A single genomic interval of Vidua chalybeata isolate OUT-0048 chromosome 39, bVidCha1 merged haplotype, whole genome shotgun sequence harbors:
- the LOC128802348 gene encoding mucin-5AC-like: MVAPGGDIAVEGTEGPRVTGDPRDAWGRVTEAYGDATTVVAPVTTSPGGDKVLVATEGDISMEGTEDPGATGDPRDTLGRVTEAYGDATTTVASVPVSPGGDRVLVATSGDVAREVTDDPDVTGDPRDTSGRITDVHEDATTTVASVPVSPGGDKILVATSGDVAMEGTATPEATGDPRDTLGHLSDVTGDATTTVASVPVSPAGDKILESHGGDVAMEGTAQPGATNCSWDNLGRVPEVHEDATTTVASVPVSPAGDKVLVATSGDVAMEGTDDPGVTNDPRDTLGRVTEAYGDATTVVALVTTSPGGDKILESHGGDVAMEGTAQPGATNCSWDNLGRVPEVHEDATTTVASVPVSPGGDKVLVATSGDVAMEGTEDPGATNDPRDTLGRVTEAYGDATTAVAAVTTSPGGDKLLEAHGGDVAMEGTDDPGVTSDPRDTLGRVTEAYGDAITTVASVPVSPGGDKVLVATSGDISMEGTATPEASGGLGDTLGRVTEAYGDATTMVAAVTTSPGGDKILVATEGDISMEGTEDPGATNDPRDTLGRVTEAYGDATSTVASGPVSSGGDKILEAHRGDVAMEGTAIPNVTNDPRDTLGCVTEAYGDATTMVAPVTTSPGSDKLLEAHGGDVAMEGTAQPGATNCSWDTLGRVPDVPGDATTTVASVPVSPAGDKVLVATSGDVAMEGPTTPEATGDHGDTLGRVTEAYGDATTMVAAVTTSPGSDKLLVATSGDVAMEGTDDPGATSDSRDTSGGVTEAYGDATSMVASVPVSSAGDKVLVATSGDISMEGTATPEASGGLGDTLGRVTEAYGDATSTVASVPVSPGGDKVLVATEGDIAMEGTEDPGATGDPRDTLGRVTEAYGDATTAVAAATTSPGGDKVLVATSGDVTMEGTAPPKATNSSGDPPGAPRPSDVTAAAPPPPCRPPSAAFPVTAAPPPRGPPGLSGSAPSSSPLPSSWRCCCPSPSSCPERPSPPPPIYCPSPPPPPLE, from the exons ATGGTGGCCCCCGGCGGGGACATCGCGGTGGAGGGGACGGAAGGTCCGCGCGTCACCGGCGACCCCAGGGACGCTTGGGGACGCGTCACCGAAGCCTACGGAGATGCCACCACCGTGGTGGCGCCTGTCACCACGTCCCCAGGAGGTGACAAAGTGCTGGTGGCCACCGAGGGTGACATCAGCATGGAAGGGACAGAAGATCCAGGTGCCACCGGTGACCCCAGGGACACTTTGGGACGCGTCACCGAAGCCTACGGAGATGCCACCACCACGGTGGCctctgtcccagtgtcccctggaggtgACAGAGTCCTTGTGGCCACCAGTGGGGATGTGGCCAGGGAGGTGACAGATGACCCAGATGTCACCGGTGACCCCAGGGACACTTCGGGACGCATCACTGATGTCCATGAAGATGCCACCACCACGGTGGCctctgtcccagtgtccccaggaggtgACAAAATCCTGGTGGCCACCAGTGGGGACGTGGCCATGGAAGGGACGGCCACACCCGAAGCCACCGGTGACCCCAGGGACACTTTGGGCCACCTCAGTGACGTCACCGGAGATGCCACCACCACGGTGGCctctgtcccagtgtccccagcaggtgACAAGATCCTGGAGTCCCACGGAGGGGACGTGGCCATGGAGGGGACGGCCCAGCCCGGTGCCACCAACTGCTCCTGGGACAATTTGGGACGCGTCCCTGAGGTCCATGAAGATGCCACCACCACGGTGGCctctgtcccagtgtccccagcaggtgACAAAGTCCTGGTGGCCACCAGTGGGGACGTGGCCATGGAGGGGACAGATGACCCAGGTGTCACCAATGACCCCAGGGACACTTTGGGACGCGTCACTGAAGCCTACGGAGATGCCACCACTGTGGTGGCACTTGTCACCACATCCCCAGGAG gtgACAAGATCCTGGAGTCCCACGGAGGGGACGTGGCCATGGAGGGGACGGCCCAGCCCGGTGCCACCAACTGCTCCTGGGACAATTTGGGACGCGTCCCTGAGGTCCATGAAGATGCCACCACCACGGTGGCctctgtcccagtgtccccaggaggtgACAAAGTCCTGGTGGCTACCAGTGGTGACGTGGCCATGGAGGGGACAGAAGATCCAGGTGCCACCAATGACCCCAGGGATACTTTGGGACGCGTCACTGAAGCCTACGGAGATGCCACCACCGCGGTGGCCGCTGTCACCACATCCCCAGGAGGTGACAAGTTGCTGGAGGCCCACGGAGGGGACGTGGCCATGGAGGGGACAGATGACCCAGGTGTCACCAGTGACCCCAGGGACACTTTGGGACGCGTCACTGAAGCCTACGGAGATGCCATCACCACAGTGGCctctgtcccagtgtccccaggaggtgACAAAGTCCTGGTGGCCACCAGTGGGGACATCAGTATGGAAGGGACGGCCACACCCGAAGCCAGcggtggccttggggacactttgggacGCGTCACCGAAGCCTACGGAGATGCCACCACCATGGTAGCTGCTGTCACCACATCCCCAGGAGGTGACAAAATTCTGGTGGCCACTGAGGGTGACATCAGCATGGAAGGGACAGAAGATCCAGGTGCCACCAATGACCCCAGGGACACTTTGGGACGCGTCACCGAAGCCTACGGAGATGCCACCAGCACGGTGGCCTCTGGCCCAGTGTCCTCAGGAGGTGACAAGATCCTGGAGGCCCATAGAGGGGACGTGGCCATGGAGGGGACGGCCATCCCCAATGTCACAAATGACCCCAGGGACACTTTGGGATGCGTCACCGAAGCCTACGGAGATGCCACCACGATGGTGGCACCTGTCACCACATCCCCAGGAAGTGACAAGTTGCTGGAGGCCCACGGTGGGGACGTGGCCATGGAGGGGACGGCCCAGCCTGGTGCCACCAACTGCTCCTGGGACACTTTGGGACGCGTCCCTGACGTCCCCGGAGATGCCACCACCACGGTGGCctctgtcccagtgtccccagcaggtgACAAAGTCCTGGTGGCCACCAGTGGGGACGTGGCCATGGAAGGGCCAACCACACCCGAAGCCACCGGTGACCACGGGGATACTTTGGGACGCGTCACTGAAGCCTATGGAGATGCCACCACCATGGTGGCCGCTGTCACCACATCCCCAGGAAGTGACAAGTTGCTAGTGGCCACCAGTGGGGACGTGGCCATGGAAGGGACAGATGACCCAGGTGCCACCAGTGACTCCAGGGACACTTCGGGAGGCGTCACTGAAGCCTATGGAGATGCCACCAGCATGGTGGCCTCTGTCCCAGTGTCCTCAGCAGGTGACAAAGTCCTGGTGGCCACCAGTGGGGACATCAGTATGGAAGGGACGGCCACACCCGAAGCCAGcggtggccttggggacactttgggacGCGTCACCGAAGCCTATGGAGATGCCACCAGCACGGTGGCctctgtcccagtgtccccaggaggtgACAAAGTGCTGGTGGCCACTGAGGGGGACATTGCCATGGAAGGGACAGAAGATCCAGGTGCCACCGGCGACCCCAGGGACACTTTGGGACGCGTCACCGAAGCCTACGGAGATGCCACCACCGCGGTGGCCGCTGCCACCACGTCCCCAGGAGGTGACAAAGTCCTGGTGGCCACCAGCGGTGACGTCACCATGGAAGGGACGGCCCCACCCAAAGCCACCAACAGCTCCGGGGACCCCCCGGGTGCCCCCCGCCCCTCTGACGTCACCGCggccgcccctcccccgcccTGCCGCCCCCCCTCCGCCGCCTTCCCCGTCaccgccgcccctcccccacgcGGCCCCCCCGGCCTCTCAGGCTCCGCCCCTTCCTCCTcgcccctcccctcctcctggcgctgctgctgcccctccccctcctcctgccctgagcgcccctccccccccccccctatTTAttgcccctcccccccccccccccccttggAATAA